CGCCGACCGGTTCCGCGGGGCAGTGTGGGAAGAAGTCATCATCCACCTGCCCAGCGAGGTGCAGGTCGCCTCGCTCAGCGCCACGGTCTCCAACGCGGAGGAATTCGGCGCCTGGCTGGACACCGTCCGCGGTGACACCGACATCATCGTTTCCGAACACCGGCCGGTACCGCTGTGGCAGCATGTCATGGTGGGCCGGCAGATCATGGACCTGTTCGCCGGGGAAACCACCTTTGACGAGATCGCCCCGCCCGTTGAGGACGAGGACGAGCTACCGGCCAAGCCCGGCAAACCTGCGAACAACGCCAAGGGGCGCGGCTTCGACGTCAACCCGGACCTGCTGGCCGTGGCCCAGAGCGAAACCCAGCAAAGTTTCCGCAGCAGCCGCCCGGGCCCCGGGAGCCGGGGCCAACGCGGCAGGCGCGGAAACGACCGCCTGGGGCGGGGCGGAGAGCCCAGGGGAGTGCGGCCGGCCAGCCGCCCCCAGGTCATCGCGAGCCTGGACCGGATGGACCTCCTGCCTGCCATCACCTTCATCTTTTCCCGCGCCGGCTGCGAGGCAGCGGTGGCCCAGTGTGTCGGGTCCGGACTGTGGCTCACAACGGAAAGGGAGCAGCGGATCATCGCCCAGCGCGTGGATGAAGCCGGGCAGGACATCCCGCCGGACGACCTCGACGTCCTGGGCTTCTGGACCTGGCGGGACGGCCTGGTCCGCGGTTTTGCTGCCCACCACGCCGGGATGCTGCCCACTTTCAAGGAGGTAGTGGAGAAGCTTTTCGCCGACGGACTGGTGAAGGCTGTCTTCGCCACGGAAACCCTTGCCTTGGGCGTGAACATGCCCGCACGTTCCGTGGTGCTGGAAAAGCTGGACAAGTTCAACGGCGAAGCCCACGTGGACATCACTGCAGGTGAATACACCCAACTGACTGGCCGGGCGGGCCGCCGCGGGATCGACATCGAGGGCCACGCCGTGGTGTTGTGGCAGCCCGGAACGGACCCGACGGCGGTGGCAGGCCTGGCGTCCCGGCGCACCTACCCGCTCAACTCGAGCTTCCGGCCCACCTACAACATGAGCATCAACCTCCTGGCGCAGTTTGGCCGGTCCCGGGCCCGCGAAATCCTGGAGTCCTCCTTTGCCCAGTTCCAGGCCGACCGCTCCGTGGTGGGCCTGGCCAGGCAGGTACGCAGCCGCGAGGAATCGCTGGCAGGCTACGCCAAGTCCATGACCTGCCACCTGGGCGACTTTACGGAGTATGCCCGGCTGCGCAGGGAACTCTCCGATGCCGAGAGCGCCACGTCCCGGACCAAGTCACGGGTCCAGAAGTCGCTCAGTGGCGACTCCCTTGCCCGTCTCCTGCCGGGGGACGTAGTGAACGTCCCCGGCGGACGCGCCCCGGGGCCCGCCGTCGTCCTCAGCTCCGACCACGGCAGCCGCGAACCCCGGCCTGCCGTGCTCACGCTGGACAACCAGTTGCGCCGCATTGGTACGGATGACCTGGAAGGTCCCATCGCGCCGGTGACCCGGATCCGCATTCCGAAGTCCTTCAATGCCAAGGTGCCCAAGTCACGGCGCGATCTTGCGTCCTCCGCCCGGAACGCGCTGCGGGAGAACCGGCCGCCCGCTCCCGGCCAGAACCGCAACCACGATTTTGGCCGCGGCGCAGCCTTTCCCAACCAGGAGAAGCGTATTGCCGCCCTGCGCCGGGCCCTGAAGGCGCACCCCTGCCATGGATGCAGCGAACGGGAAGACCACGCCCGGTGGTCGGAGCGCTGGTGGAAGCTGCGGCGCGAAACGGACGGGCTGGTCCGCCAGATCCAGGGCCGGACCAACACCATCGCCAAAACCTTCGACCGGGTCTGCGATGTCCTGTCCGCCTACGGATATTTGGAGGAGACCGGGGACGGCGGGCTCAAGATCAGCCCGGATGGCCAGCGGCTGCGCCGGATCTACGGCGAGAAGGACCTGCTGATCTCGCAGTCCCTGCGCCTGGGCGCCTTCGATGACCTGGACGCCGCCGAAGTGGCCGCCCTGGCCAGCGTCCTGGTATTCCAGGCCAAACGCGAAGACCGGGGACTGCGGCCGCGCATGCCCAGCGTCTCCCTGGAAACTTCGGTGGACATCGTGGTGAGGGAGTGGTCCGTGCTTGAGGACGTGGAAGAGGAGAACAAGCTTCCGCTGACCGGCGAGCCTGAACTGGGCCTGGTCTGGCCCCTCTACAAGTGGGCCCGCGGCCGCCACCTGCAGGATGTCCTGAGCGGCACCGACCTCGCGGCCGGCGACTTTGTCCGCTGGGTCAAGCAGGTGGTGGACCTCCTGGACCAGCTGGCAAAGATCCCCGGCCTTGATCCGCGGCTGGCACGGCTTTGCGCCGAGGCGATCAACCTCATCCGCCGCGGCGTCGTTGCGTACTCGTCCGTCCTCTAATCCCGCTTTTACCCCTGCCGGCCGCCGCCGGGCTGCCCAAACCCCCAGGAGTCATTCCCACCATGCCGAGCCCAGAAGCCACGTCCCGTCCTGCCCCGGTGCTGTACCGGAATGGGTCCGTCTACACCGCGGCAGATCCGTTCGCCACGGCCATGCTGGTGGACGGCGACACCGTTGCCTGGGTCGGGTCGGAGCAGGCGGCATCGTCCATTGCCGACAGTTCCATGGAGGTCATTGATCTTCGCGGCGCGCTGGTGGCCCCCGGGTTCGTCGATTCGCACATGCACCTGACCGAAACCGGGATCGCACTGGAGTCACTGCAGCTGGGGGCCGTGACCTCCGCCCGCGCCCTGCTGGACGCAGTTGCCGGGGCCTGGGGTACCGGGCCCGTGCTCGGCCACGGCTGGGACGAGACCACCTGGGCGGACTCCACCCTGCCCAGCGCCGAAGAACTGGAGCGGGCAGCGGGCGGTCGTCCGGTCTACCTCTCGCGGGTGGACGTGCATTCGGCACTGGTCTCACCGTCGCTGGCACAGTCCGCGGGCCTGCGCGGCAAGGACGGGTACGACGGCGGACCCCGGGTAACGCGGGCGGCCCACGACGCAGCCCGGCTGGCAACGCGGCAGCTGCCGCGGGAGTCACTGAAGCGGCACCAGGAGCGTGCCCTGGCGGAGGCAGCGGCCAACGGTTACGTCGCCGTGGCCGAGATGGGGGCGCCGCATATCGGCGGCGTCGATGATCTGAAGCTTGCTGCCGCCTGGAACGGTGGTGTGGAAGGCGGCGCGCAGTTCCCGGAAGTGCTGCCGTACTGGGGGGAACTGGTTTCGACCGAGGAACAGGCCCGAGCCCTCGTTGGACAGTTCGATGGAGGCATCCGCGGCCTGGCCGGCGACCTCAACATTGATGGTTCGCTGGGTTCCCGCACTGCCGCGCTGCGGGCCGACTACAGCGATGCAGCCCAGGAGCGCGGTGCGCTCTACCTCAGCGTGGACCAGGCGGCGGCACACCTTGCCGCGTGTTCCCTCGCCGGGATCCAGGGTGGGTTCCACGTGATCGGTGATGCCGGGCTTGATGCCGCGCTGGAAGCGCTGGACCTGGCGGCCAAGGAGGTAGGGGAGCAGCGGGTGCGTGCCGCCGGCCACCGATTCGAGCATGTGGAGATGGCTGATGCGGCTGCTGTGGCCAAGCTGGCCCACCACTCCGTGACGGTCAGCGCCCAGCCGGCCTTCGATGCAGCCTGGGGCGGAGCAGGCGGACTTTACGAGCAGAGGCTGGGGGAGCGCAGCCGGTCCATGAATCCGTTCGCCGCCTTCTACTCGGCGGGTGTTCCTGTTTGCTTTGGCAGTGACAGTCCCGTCACCCCCCTCCGTCCGTGGGCCAGCGTGCGCGCCTGCGTGGAACATCACAACGCGGCAGAACGGATTTCCGCACGCGCAGCGTTCCTGGGCCACACCCGCGCCGGCTGGAGGGCCGCCCGTCACGCAAACCCCATGGCGGGCCAGCTGGTTCCCGGGGCGCCCGCCAGTTTTGCCGTCTGGGAGGTGGAGGAACTGATGGTCCAGGTGGCGGATGGGCGGGTACAGTCCTGGAGCACCGATCCGCGGGCGAGGACCCCCCTGCTTCCCGCCCTGGACACCGGCTCCGACCCGGTATGCCTCCAAACCGTCAAAAACGGCACCGAACTGTTCGCCAACCCGGCACTGCGTTCCTGACCCGGGAACTGTCCGCCCTATAATGGGGAGTTGCGCCCGGCGCCGGCAAGCCCGGCTACAGGTGCACCGACCACTTCCACCAGGAAAGGCCCTTTGTGCGCGTCCTTACGATCATTCCCACCTACAACGAACTGGAATCGCTGCCCAAGACGCTCCAGCGCCTTCGGAAGGCCGTTCCGGCGTCGGACGTGCTGGTGGTTGATGACAACAGCCCTGACGGCACCGGGCAACTTGCCGACGGCTTCGCTGCCGAGGATTCCCAGGTCCATGTCCTGCACCGCAAGGGCAAGGAAGGCCTGGGCGCGGCCTACATTGCAGGTTTCAAGTGGGGTCTGGAGGCCGGCTACGACGTCCTGGTCGAAATGGACGCAGACGGTTCCCACCAGCCCGAACAGCTTCCCCAACTGATTGAAGCGGTGGACCAGGGCGCCGACCTGGCCATGGGCTCGCGCTGGGTTCCCGGCGGCAGCGTGGTCAACTGGCCCCTGTACCGCCAGGCGATCTCGCGGGTGGGAAGCACCTACGCCCGGCTGATGCTGGGCCTGCCCATCAAGGACGTGACGGGCGGCTTCCGCGCGTTCCGCAGGACCACCCTGGAGAAGCTCAACCTGGACCAAGTGGACTCGGTGGGGTACGGCTTCCAGGTGGACCTGGCGTGGCGTGTTGCCAAGCTGGGCCTGCGCATTGAGGAACGGCCCATCACCTTCGTTGAGCGTGAGCTGGGAGCGTCGAAGATGAGCGGCAACATTGTCGTCGAAGCCATGATCAACGTCACCAGGTGGGGTCTGGCCGCCCGGTGGAACACCCTGGCCGGCAAGCT
This window of the Pseudarthrobacter defluvii genome carries:
- a CDS encoding amidohydrolase codes for the protein MPSPEATSRPAPVLYRNGSVYTAADPFATAMLVDGDTVAWVGSEQAASSIADSSMEVIDLRGALVAPGFVDSHMHLTETGIALESLQLGAVTSARALLDAVAGAWGTGPVLGHGWDETTWADSTLPSAEELERAAGGRPVYLSRVDVHSALVSPSLAQSAGLRGKDGYDGGPRVTRAAHDAARLATRQLPRESLKRHQERALAEAAANGYVAVAEMGAPHIGGVDDLKLAAAWNGGVEGGAQFPEVLPYWGELVSTEEQARALVGQFDGGIRGLAGDLNIDGSLGSRTAALRADYSDAAQERGALYLSVDQAAAHLAACSLAGIQGGFHVIGDAGLDAALEALDLAAKEVGEQRVRAAGHRFEHVEMADAAAVAKLAHHSVTVSAQPAFDAAWGGAGGLYEQRLGERSRSMNPFAAFYSAGVPVCFGSDSPVTPLRPWASVRACVEHHNAAERISARAAFLGHTRAGWRAARHANPMAGQLVPGAPASFAVWEVEELMVQVADGRVQSWSTDPRARTPLLPALDTGSDPVCLQTVKNGTELFANPALRS
- a CDS encoding polyprenol monophosphomannose synthase; the protein is MRVLTIIPTYNELESLPKTLQRLRKAVPASDVLVVDDNSPDGTGQLADGFAAEDSQVHVLHRKGKEGLGAAYIAGFKWGLEAGYDVLVEMDADGSHQPEQLPQLIEAVDQGADLAMGSRWVPGGSVVNWPLYRQAISRVGSTYARLMLGLPIKDVTGGFRAFRRTTLEKLNLDQVDSVGYGFQVDLAWRVAKLGLRIEERPITFVERELGASKMSGNIVVEAMINVTRWGLAARWNTLAGKLKNKQA
- a CDS encoding DEAD/DEAH box helicase, whose protein sequence is MSSTTGPFSTGPIDPEELSPAERYRASAERRAEAATPLGSFSGTLDFELDDFQKQACRSLQEGRGVLVAAPTGAGKTIVGEFAIYLALQRGLKAFYTTPIKALSNQKFSELSEKYGSDNVGLLTGDTSINGDAQVVVMTTEVLRNMLYADSATLADLGYVVMDEVHYLADRFRGAVWEEVIIHLPSEVQVASLSATVSNAEEFGAWLDTVRGDTDIIVSEHRPVPLWQHVMVGRQIMDLFAGETTFDEIAPPVEDEDELPAKPGKPANNAKGRGFDVNPDLLAVAQSETQQSFRSSRPGPGSRGQRGRRGNDRLGRGGEPRGVRPASRPQVIASLDRMDLLPAITFIFSRAGCEAAVAQCVGSGLWLTTEREQRIIAQRVDEAGQDIPPDDLDVLGFWTWRDGLVRGFAAHHAGMLPTFKEVVEKLFADGLVKAVFATETLALGVNMPARSVVLEKLDKFNGEAHVDITAGEYTQLTGRAGRRGIDIEGHAVVLWQPGTDPTAVAGLASRRTYPLNSSFRPTYNMSINLLAQFGRSRAREILESSFAQFQADRSVVGLARQVRSREESLAGYAKSMTCHLGDFTEYARLRRELSDAESATSRTKSRVQKSLSGDSLARLLPGDVVNVPGGRAPGPAVVLSSDHGSREPRPAVLTLDNQLRRIGTDDLEGPIAPVTRIRIPKSFNAKVPKSRRDLASSARNALRENRPPAPGQNRNHDFGRGAAFPNQEKRIAALRRALKAHPCHGCSEREDHARWSERWWKLRRETDGLVRQIQGRTNTIAKTFDRVCDVLSAYGYLEETGDGGLKISPDGQRLRRIYGEKDLLISQSLRLGAFDDLDAAEVAALASVLVFQAKREDRGLRPRMPSVSLETSVDIVVREWSVLEDVEEENKLPLTGEPELGLVWPLYKWARGRHLQDVLSGTDLAAGDFVRWVKQVVDLLDQLAKIPGLDPRLARLCAEAINLIRRGVVAYSSVL